The following coding sequences lie in one Monomorium pharaonis isolate MP-MQ-018 chromosome 1, ASM1337386v2, whole genome shotgun sequence genomic window:
- the LOC105831383 gene encoding uncharacterized protein LOC105831383 yields the protein MERSLLEQEEVIGGICRTIDNFKKMGSKNHSGAVIRNRLSILQELCSRCQRLHADIRSLASTKELTELAYFTDQMFCQAEEAYLTASDYLAEALEKLSKPSVVSEVNPCNHSVSDCNSAQVPLPRIPLPKFTGQYNEWVNFRDLFITLVASNESLSNVQRMHYLKTSLIGDACRVIKNFSVTDANYLSAWAELLERYDNPRVIISSHLNTILDLPPMRSESASELRRVRDAINDSLHALRNLERKVDDDLVVAIAVRKLDSQTRKEWELHLGDSLTPPPFSDLGKFLLKRILALEALFDFKEPPNNKANRAGATRSLAANVSKNTCPYCQETHPLYLCTNFKSLPVDQRKTYVKTLRRCFNCLKFGHFPRECPSLVRCARCHGKHHSLLHGAKNSDASAIAPEADGSATVASVSNTNEAKSVNALKVLTSRKLSSDDSPVLLATARVLVCSDNGRELILRALVDSGSEATFITERAAQALCLKRTKTSVRVTGLGDRCSDVANYSTAILLSTRDNPPAVLRTKAYVLPSLTTCKRVRVDCTQLPHLRGLRLADSDPSSQDRIDLLIGADVYSSIILEGVRKGSEGEPVAQNTALGWILFGPYTPYPDSDLKCLSNRSQASCLNVTVTPSLDHCLQRFWELPCSSPLTDDELHCESYFASTHSRNAKGRYIVRLPFKDQMKDNLGSSMRVATRLLMKLETRLHKVKELFHSYNAFLLEYQNLGHMAPVPPEEISRSSTYYLPHHPVFRESSTSPLRVVFNASSTVDYGSLLNELLLPGPKLQKDLPSILLNWRSHRLVYMADIAKMFRQILVHPSDTDYQRILWRVHPHDSINHFRLLTVTYGTTCAPFLSMRVLKQLCIDEGHKFPLAVSILSNSIYVDDALFGAHEVATILEMRSQLTSLLKLGGFHLRKWASNYGDLLLDIPMDDQLEPAGFTFQEEASIKALGLHWDPVSDKFSFQYNHCEAPTSSKRTVLSVVSRIFDPLGLIAPVIVSAKIFLQELWLRKVEWDQPLPADLLCWWNNYLLSLSELRRIHVPRWTKQSPEMLGIEVHGFADASTRAYAAVVYLRILNNSDQYETSLVACKTKVAPIKTVSVPRLELCAAAMLARLLSFILSSLGLDNAPVYCWSDSKVTLAWLSQHPVIWKTFVANRVSDIHQRLPKAKWNYVCSEQNPADCASRGIDVDSLLSHPLWWKGPLWLSKNSAEWPEHSTNGNVEAEKERRVRKAFAISTLLSEWELPNEVSSWPRLLRITAYCILFLNIATLLSSRLQLRRASQQKVGRQARNSRRTKLAILSVLRTTAKCRLVRLHTKWQKGEVLSRHAE from the coding sequence ATGGAGCGGTCTTTGTTGGAGCAAGAAGAAGTCATCGGCGGCATTTGTCGCACGAtcgataatttcaaaaaaatgggATCGAAGAATCATTCTGGAGCTGTCATTAGAAACCGTCTGTCCATCCTGCAAGAACTGTGCTCAAGATGTCAACGATTACACGCCGACATCAGGAGCCTCGCCTCTACCAAGGAATTAACGGAACTCGCTTATTTCACGGACCAGATGTTCTGCCAAGCTGAGGAAGCTTACCTAACGGCCTCGGACTACCTGGCGGAAGCCCTGGAGAAGCTGTCGAAACCCTCTGTCGTTTCTGAGGTCAACCCCTGTAACCACTCTGTCAGTGATTGTAATTCTGCTCAAGTGCCCCTTCCGCGTATTCCTCTACCAAAGTTCACTGGGCAATACAACGAATGGGTTAATTTCCGAGACTTATTCATTACATTAGTCGCTTCAAACGAAAGTCTCTCGAATGTTCAGCGAATGCACTACTTGAAGACTAGTTTAATCGGAGACGCCTGTCGCGTGATAAAAAACTTCTCTGTAACTGATGCTAATTATTTGTCTGCTTGGGCCGAATTACTTGAACGATATGATAATCCTCGCGTGATTATCTCTTCTCATTTAAACACAATCCTTGATCTCCCTCCTATGAGGTCCGAATCCGCTTCGGAATTGAGACGCGTGCGCGACGCCATTAACGACTCGCTTCATGCGCTCCGAAATCTGGAACGTAAAGTCGACGATGACCTAGTGGTTGCGATCGCTGTTCGTAAATTAGATTCTCAGACTAGGAAGGAGTGGGAACTCCATCTCGGCGATTCTCTAACTCCCCCTCCTTTCTCCGATCTCGGAAAGTTTCTATTGAAACGAATACTAGCGTTAGAAGCTCTTTTTGACTTTAAGGAACCTCCTAATAATAAAGCGAATCGTGCCGGAGCCACTAGGTCTCTCGCTGCTAATGTTAGTAAGAATACGTGCCCTTATTGTCAAGAAACTCACCCTCTGTATTTATgtactaattttaaatctttaccCGTAGATCAACGAAAAACCTACGTGAAGACGCTACGCCGCTGTTTCAATTGTCTAAAGTTTGGACATTTTCCTCGGGAATGTCCTTCACTTGTTCGCTGTGCTCGCTGCCACGGAAAACATCATTCCCTGCTTCATGGGGCTAAGAATTCGGACGCTTCAGCGATAGCGCCGGAAGCGGACGGGTCCGCTACCGTTGCATCTGTCTCTAACACGAACGAGGCGAAATCTGTAAACGCTCTGAAGGTACTAACCTCAAGGAAACTCTCTTCTGATGACTCTCCCGTTCTGTTAGCTACTGCTCGTGTTTTAGTTTGTTCCGACAATGGAAGAGAATTGATATTGAGAGCTCTAGTCGATTCCGGCTCCGAAGCCACGTTCATAACAGAAAGGGCTGCTCAAGCCCTTTGTCTTAAGAGAACAAAAACAAGCGTGAGAGTCACGGGATTGGGTGACCGATGCAGCGACGTCGCTAACTATTCTACCGCAATTTTACTGTCCACCAGAGACAACCCTCCTGCTGTCCTTCGAACTAAGGCCTACGTCCTTCCCAGTCTCACTACTTGTAAACGTGTTAGAGTGGATTGTACTCAACTTCCTCACCTTAGAGGTCTACGATTGGCCGACTCCGATCCGTCTAGTCAGGATCGTATTGATTTGTTGATAGGTGCTGACGTTTACAGCTCCATTATCCTTGAGGGCGTTCGTAAAGGATCAGAAGGCGAACCCGTCGCTCAAAATACTGCTTTAGGCTGGATTTTATTTGGGCCGTATACTCCTTATCCTGACTCGGATCTAAAATGTTTGTCTAACCGGAGTCAAGCCTCGTGTCTCAATGTTACTGTAACTCCGTCTTTAGATCATTGTTTGCAAAGATTCTGGGAACTCCCTTGTTCGTCGCCTCTCACGGATGACGAACTCCACTGCGAATCTTATTTCGCCTCTACGCACTCGCGTAATGCTAAAGGTCGTTATATTGTTCGCCTCCCATTCAAGGATCAAATGAAGGATAATCTTGGCAGCTCGATGCGTGTGGCTACCCGTCTTCTGATGAAACTAGAAACGCGACTACACAAAGTTAAGGAACTCTTTCACTCCTACAACGCATTTCTGCTAGAGTATCAGAACCTTGGACACATGGCTCCTGTGCCTCCGGAGGAAATCTCTCGATCTTCTACTTACTACTTGCCGCACCATCCCGTTTTTCGGGAATCGAGTACCTCCCCATTGAGAGTGGTCTTTAATGCTTCCAGCACTGTCGATTATGGTTCCTTGCTGAACGAGCTTTTATTGCCAGGCCCCAAATTACAAAAGGACCTACCGTCTATTCTCTTGAATTGGAGATCTCACCGTCTGGTTTACATGGCCGATATTGCCAAAATGTTTAGGCAGATTCTTGTACACCCTTCCGACACTGATTACCAAAGGATACTCTGGCGAGTCCATCCTCATGATTCTATCAATCACTTTCGTTTATTGACCGTTACTTACGGTACTACTTGCGCTCCTTTTCTGTCGATGCGTGTTTTAAAACAACTCTGTATTGATGAAGGCCACAAGTTTCCTCTTGCTGTCTCGATCCTGTCGAACTCTATTTATGTTGACGACGCTCTCTTTGGCGCTCATGAGGTCGCTACGATTCTGGAGATGCGCTCTCAACTTACCTCTCTTTTGAAACTAGGAGGCTTTCATCTACGAAAATGGGCGTCGAACTACGGCGACCTGTTGCTTGATATACCGATGGATGACCAACTGGAACCCGCTGGATTCACTTTCCAGGAGGAGGCTTCGATCAAGGCTCTGGGCCTACATTGGGACCCTGTGTCCGATAAGTTCTCCTTTCAATACAATCACTGTGAAGCCCCTACCTCTAGTAAGCGAACCGTGCTGTCTGTCGTTTCTCGCATTTTTGATCCACTGGGACTGATCGCTCCTGTTATTGTATCTGCCAAAATTTTCTTGCAGGAATTGTGGCTGCGTAAAGTGGAATGGGATCAACCATTACCTGCTGATCTTCTCTGTTGGTGGAATAACTATCTGTTGAGTCTGTCTGAACTACGAAGAATTCACGTTCCACGTTGGACGAAACAGAGTCCCGAAATGCTCGGAATTGAAGTTCACGGCTTCGCGGACGCTTCCACACGAGCGTACGCTGCCGTTGTTTACCTTCGCATCCTTAACAACTCTGATCAGTACGAAACCTCCTTAGTGGCTTGTAAAACAAAAGTGGCTCCTATCAAAACCGTTAGTGTGCCTCGATTAGAACTATGCGCTGCCGCCATGCTGGCCAGGTTATTGTCGTTCATTCTGTCGTCTCTAGGCCTGGATAACGCTCCTGTCTATTGCTGGTCTGATTCGAAGGTCACTCTAGCCTGGCTTTCTCAACATCCTGTGATATGGAAAACCTTTGTAGCGAATCGGGTGTCCGATATACATCAACGTTTGCCTAAAGCCAAGTGGAACTATGTTTGTTCTGAACAAAACCCTGCAGACTGTGCATCTAGGGGGATTGATGTTGATTCACTCTTATCTCATCCCTTGTGGTGGAAAGGCCCTCTGTGGCTCTCAAAGAACTCCGCGGAATGGCCTGAACATTCTACCAACGGAAACGTCGAAGCCGAAAAGGAAAGACGCGTTAGAAAAGCGTTCGCTATCTCGACTCTACTCTCTGAGTGGGAACTTCCTAACGAAGTCTCCTCGTGGCCTCGCTTGCTTAGAATAACCgcttattgcattttatttttgaatattgcaACGTTACTTTCTTCACGTCTGCAACTTCGCCGTGCTTCTCAACAAAaggttgggcgccaggcgcgtaATTCGCGCCGCACAAAACTCGCGATACTCTCGGTACTTCGCACGACGGCCAAATGCCGACTAGTCCGCCTCCACACGAAATGGCAGAAGGGCGAGGTTCTTTCTCGGCACGCGGAATAG
- the LOC105830105 gene encoding uncharacterized protein LOC105830105 — MTPRNLKAADCTPRCPWLFRLPLSRLGVDQAPSGPLLGAVATAPAGASSILVVGFETTKLNLSLREPSLVGAIRLARLFWIKLIQNNNFAKELHALKLNQTLPNTSKLKNLTPFLDSEGVIRVGGRLTNAPLSYDEKHPVIIPRHRVATLIVDHAHLRCLHGGTQLTLRVIKQNFWILNARNLIKSINYSCVVCSRYRALPVSQIMADLPAARVTPSRPFMHCGVDYAGPFHVLPVQRRGQKSFKAYVSVFVCLATRAIHLELVNDYSTNRFLAAFKRFVARRGLPSNMYSDNGTNFRGADRELKRVFKILVRDPNLITHLASDGVTWKFIPPSAPHFGGLWEAGVKAMKYHLIRIVGSHTLSVEEFTTLLAQVESCLNSRPISALNDDPEDLSILTPGHFLIGESLTSLPEESVLNLKENRLDRWQRVRRMMEQFWKVWSREYLHTLQQRLKWRQSCSNLRIGELVLVQNESLPPSKWELGRILNLYPAKDGKIRVVDVKTTSGLYKRPVSRLCRLPVENPNLLPSS; from the exons ATGACGCCGCGTAATTTGAAGGCCGCGGATTGCACGCCACGATGTCCTTGGCTGTTTCGGCTGCCGCTGAGCCGGCTCGGGGTTGATCAGGCCCCGTCCGGCCCACTCCTCGGGGCCGTGGCTACCGCGCCGGCTGGGGCTTCCTCCATCCTGGTTGTCGGAT TTGAGACAACGAAGTTGAATCTGAGCTTGAGGGAGCCTAGTTTGGTGGGCGCAATACGCCTGGCTCGTTTATTCTGGATTAAGCTGATACAGAACAATAATTTTGCTAAGGAACTGCACGCATTGAAATTGAACCAAACTCTGCCAAACACCAGtaagttaaaaaatcttaCTCCTTTCCTTGACAGTGAGGGTGTGATACGAGTGGGCGGTAGGCTCACGAACGCCCCACTCTCTTACGATGAAAAACACCCTGTTATCATTCCTCGCCATAGAGTAGCTACTCTCATAGTCGATCACGCTCACCTAAGATGTCTTCACGGCGGCACTCAATTAACCTTACGTGTTATTAAACAGAATTTTTGGATCTTGAACGCCCGCAATCTGATTAAATCAATCAACTATAGCTGTGTCGTTTGCTCCCGCTATAGAGCTCTTCCTGTCTCTCAAATCATGGCTGACTTGCCTGCTGCTCGTGTCACTCCATCTCGTCCGTTCATGCACTGCGGCGTGGATTACGCTGGACCCTTTCATGTTCTACCTGTCCAACGCCGAGGGCAGAAATCCTTCAAGGCTTATGTATCCGTTTTTGTGTGTCTAGCTACACGTGCGATCCACCTCGAGTTGGTGAACGATTATTCCACTAACAGGTTTTTAGCAGCCTTCAAGCGTTTTGTTGCTCGACGGGGTCTTCCTTCCAATATGTACAGTGATAATGGCACTAACTTCCGAGGTGCCGATCGTGAGCTAAAGCGAGTGTTTAAGATTCTAGTTAGAGATCCGAATCTAATTACTCATCTGGCTTCCGATGGAGTTACGTGGAAGTTTATCCCTCCGTCGGCGCCACACTTCGGCGGATTGTGGGAGGCCGGCGTGAAAGCCATGAAATATCATTTAATCAGAATCGTCGGATCTCATACTCTGTCCGTAGAAGAATTTACCACTCTATTAGCTCAGGTTGAATCATGTTTGAATTCTAGACCTATCTCGGCTCTAAATGATGATCCTGAGGACCTTTCTATCCTTACTCCCGGCCACTTCCTTATAGGCGAAAGCCTGACGTCGTTGCCTGAGGAGTCTGTACTAAATCTTAAAGAAAATCGATTGGACCGGTGGCAGCGTGTACGTCGGATGATGGAGCAGTTTTGGAAGGTGTGGTCGCGTGAATACCTACACACACTTCAACAGCGATTGAAATGGCGGCAGAGCTGTTCTAACTTACGAATTGGAGAACTCGTACTCGTTCAGAACGAATCGTTACCGCCCTCTAAATGGGAACTCGGACGTATCCTAAATCTATATCCGGCTAAGGATGGAAAAATTCGAGTTGTTGATGTAAAAACTACCTCTGGATTGTATAAGCGCCCTGTATCGCGGTTGTGCCGTCTACCCGTCGAGAATCCGAACCTGCTACCCTCATCTTGA